gttTTTCCCTTCAGTTGCTGAGAAagcaaatgatttttttttccgTCACTTTATGAACAGATAAGCATTCCCTTCAGTGGATCAAGCCTGGTACAGAGAGAGATGCATATATGCTTTTTACCTAATGACGTAAAATTTCTAAAATGATGCCTCATCATTGTTGTTTTGGTCACTTCTTTAGAATACAAGACGAATAAAATCCTCTAGAAAGTATTCCTAAAAACTCACATGAATGAAGCAGCAAGGGCAACTCCAAACAAAGAATGATCATAACAATGGTTCTGTTGTCTCCCAGAATCAAACACAAAAACTCTTTTTATCTGCGACACATCTACAAAAGCACAACAGGAAGTAAACAAAAAGGGCCACTGATAGTAAGTGATGAAGTTTACAAAAAATAATCAGGAGTTCGGCGTGTGGTTTCAGGTTCAATTTGACGAGGTGCTGGGTCAAATTGAAGGAAATTCTGATCCATATTCTCCCCAATCTCCAGTATTGCAGCCATATTCCCACATCGATAGCAGTAATTTGGTGCACTAAATACCGTGACAACATTTTTTTCCTACAAATAATCAAAGACAGAAAATATGAAAATCAGTGTCATGAAACATTCAATACAAAAATGATTGGGGCCTTCCACTTTTTGAGATTCACAAACCTGACACCAATTGAAACCTTCCATGACAAGCTGATGTGCTCTAGCAATAAGAGTGAGTCCATTAGTGTGGTTGAACTGTGCAGCTATATCCTGTCCAAAGGTGTATCCTGCTCCCCTTGGAGATATTCCCCATCCACATCGATCATCCGGATCAGACCACAAGAGATCACACATTGGGCCCTCATGAGGAACCTAATTACACACAGTGGGGAAAAACATAAGTAATTCAACAACTCAGGCAAAGGTTATTATAATTAATATAGCGAGCTGATTAGATAAGTGAGATACTATCCTTGAATAAGAAGTCCCATACAATAATCACACATGGGACTgggaataaaataaaagaaatgccAAAATCTAGGGCCATGAGACATGTCTCACATTTCATTCTAATTTGCATTCCATCATGCAACTGATTGCAATCCCAATGAAATGGCAGTATCAACTACCAAAGGAAAAAATACAGCATCCATCAATGCATGGAAGCATTCCCCCAGAGCAACGAAACTGTCACATTTTTACAGGACTATCTTTATGTTAACTTGCCAGTCACatcatatttaatttaattatttgaaGTTTGTAAGATGGCATCATTTAAACAATAATGCACTCTATTACCTCGCATGCATATAAGATGTTGGGAACATGCAGTGAGAAAAAGGGAAATGTTCAAGAATGTTTTGGTTGAACTTCTGACAAGAAGCTAATAATCCCTAGCAACCAATTAAAATGACTTCGACATTTATTATATAATGCCATTCAGACCAATTATGCTATGGATAAATAGGTTTGGCTGCTTCAAATGCATCAAACTCAGAATCTGTTGTAAGATAATGTCATCCAGACCAATTATGCTATGGATAAATGGTTTTGGCTATTTCAAATGCATCAATCTCAGGATCTGGTACACTCTTTAGCAGGTAAAGCATCTGATAACAATAAGAAAAAGAATATGGTACTAGACTTTATCTCAGTTTGCCACATGTGCAAAATAAGCAAGATGAAGATTCTGCAATGAAAAGACAGAAATAAGAGTTCAGACTTGGAAATACAACAGCAGTAAGAGAAAACATTCATGTACCTCCTGTATACGGTCCAGAGCACGGATATTATCTAATGTATCTAGAGATGGGGACAGTCCACCATGCATGCAAAATATCTGCATGGTAACAACAGATACTCATCAGATGAGATCACAGGGATGATAAGGGCAAGGAAGCATTGAAGATTACAAACCTGACTCTCAATAAGTGCTGTAAGCGGCAAATAATCAAATAGGTCAGTGAAATATTTCCAGACATTTGCATTCCCATACTTTCTCAAGCATTCATCATAAAAGCCATACCTGAAAATAGAAAATGTTCATGTTAATGATTATCCAGATACTTCATGAAGAATAATTGCTTAAACTAACTAAAACATTTATAAAGAAGTATTTTACATGATTATATTTTTCTTCAAACATTTAACACCTTTGTGATGCGTTTTACAGAACTGTCACCACTGTCTCTTCAAAACATACAACAATCAGGGCATTCTCCAACAAAATTGAGTACAAAATTATGGCCATAAGGCTACATGATACAATCAGTTTTCTCTTACTCTTTTGGCAGCATCATAAGAGAATgtattaattaaacaaaaga
The Malania oleifera isolate guangnan ecotype guangnan chromosome 13, ASM2987363v1, whole genome shotgun sequence DNA segment above includes these coding regions:
- the LOC131146287 gene encoding serine/threonine-protein phosphatase PP2A catalytic subunit-like, which encodes MPSQADLDRQIEHLMECKPLPEAEVKALCEQARAVLVEEWNVQPVKCPVTVCGDIHGQFHDLVELFRIGGSAPDTNYLFMGDYVDRGYYSVETVTLLVALKVRYRDRITILRGNHESRQITQVYGFYDECLRKYGNANVWKYFTDLFDYLPLTALIESQIFCMHGGLSPSLDTLDNIRALDRIQEVPHEGPMCDLLWSDPDDRCGWGISPRGAGYTFGQDIAAQFNHTNGLTLIARAHQLVMEGFNWCQEKNVVTVFSAPNYCYRCGNMAAILEIGENMDQNFLQFDPAPRQIEPETTRRTPDYFL